The DNA window AGTCCGCCGACGCGGTGGAGCTCCGATTCGGAGAGCAGCGGGGCTTCGACGATGACTTTCACCGGGATGGGGACGCTCGCGACGACCTCAGAGAGGTGGTCGCGGACGGCGTCGTCCTCGCCGGCCTTGAGCCGCCCGACGTTACAGACCACGTCGAGTTCGTCGGCGCCCTCGTCCCACGCGGTCCGGGCGGCCGAACAGACGGCGTCGGTCGCGCCCTGACCGTGCGGAAAGTCGATAACCGCGGTCAGGGGGACGTTCGCGTAGTCGTTCGCCAGCCCCAGCGCCCACGGCGGGAGACAGGCCCGCATGCCGTACTGCAGCGCCGCGTCCAGACAGTCACGGACCGCGTCGGGCCCCGTCGTCGGTCCCAGCACCGTGTGTTCGATACGGTTGGGTACGTCGTCCATACCCGGTACTCAGATGGCACGTACCTAAACGTCCCGGGCGGAGCCGGTGTGTCGAAGCGACGTCCCGGTGTGGGCCGCCCGAGCGGTCTGTTTCTATCAGTACCCTGTACTGTTCGGTATGGGGCCGGAAGCTTTTCATCTACTGAGGGCGGGGTGGGGGATATGGTACTGCCGACGGGGTTCGCGCTGCCGCCGCTGCCGTATCTGGTCGTGCTCGTCGGCGGCGTCGTTCTCATCGCTGCGCTGCTGGTGGCTCTGGAGCCGCCCGTCGACCAGCGGACCGTCGTCGCCCTGGCGCCGTGGATGGCCCTGGGCGGCGCGCTGCACGCGCTCAACCAGCCCCCCATCGAACTCTACGACGCGGCGCTCGCGCCGCTGTTCGGGACGCCGTCGGTGTATCTCACTACGTTCAACACGATGGGGACGGTGTGGCTCCTGCTGTCCTTTCTGGGCGTCCGACTGGGCCACGACGAGAACATCCCCCGGAACCTCGGGCTCGTCGGCACCGGTATCCTGACCGTTATCCTGGTGCTCTCTGCCATCACTGCCCTTCGCTCCGGCATCATCGACCCCGTCTGGTCGCCGCTCGCGGTGCTTCTCTCCCTGTTCGTCGCTGCTATCGCCGTGCTCGCGGTGGCGCTCTGGCGGACGCCGCTGGTCATCAGGGCGCGCTATGCCGCCCCGGTGGTCATCTTCGCACACGTCTTCGACGGTATCTCGACGGCCATCGGGACCGACGTCCTCGGCGTCAGCGAGCGCTCCCCCGTTCCCCGCGCAATCATGGAGTTTGCCGGCGGGCTGCCGACGGCTTCGACCATCGGGAGCGGCTGGCTGTTCGTCCTCGTGAAGCTGGTCGTCGCGGTCGCCGTCGTCGTCCTCATGGACGACTACCTGCAGGAAGAGCCGGTCGAGGCGAGCCTCCTCCTCTCACTGGTGGCCGCCGTCGGACTCGGGCCGGCGACGAACAACGTCGTTCTGTTCCTCTTTGCGGGCTGACTGGAGTCGTCACTCCTCCTGTGACAGGTGCTGGGAGAGGTTCCGGTACATGATTCCGTAGAGGAACGCTGCGGACAGAATCGCGTAGGGGGCCACGAGAACCCACGGCTGGCCCCCACCGGTCGCGATACGCTGGCCCTTGATGGCCAGGAAGCCGAGAATCAATCCGAACACCGCTGCGTAGATGGCCGGTTTTCGCATTCGCGGGTGAAACAGAGAGATATCGTCGCTCATAGCTGGGGTGTTGCGACGCACCCACCTCATTGTTCCGGAGAATCCCCGCCGGTTTTACCCCCCGGCGTCGAACGGCCCCCATGGCTAAACAGCCCCATCTGCTGGTGGAACCGGGCGACCTCCACGACCTCGTCTTGCTGCCGGGCGACCCCGGCCGCGTCGACCGCATCGCCGGTCACTGCGAGGACAGCGAGGTCGTCGCACAGAACCGCGAGTACAAGCTCGTCAACGCGACCTACGAGGGACGGGACCTGACCATCTGTTCGACCGGTATCGGCTCGCCGTCGGCCGCAATCGCCGTCGAGGAACTCGCGGCCGTCGGCTGTGAGACGTTCGTCCGCGTGGGCACGACCGGTGCCCTCCAGTCCGGCATCGACATCGGTGACATGGTCGTCGCCACCGGCGCCGCGAAGGACGAGGGGACCACGGAGCGCTACGAGGACAAAGCCGTCCCCGCGGTCCCGGACTACGACGTGCTCTCGGCGCTCGTGGACGCGGCGGAAGCGAACGGCGAAGACGTACACGTCGGCCCCGTCGCGACGGACGACGCCTTCTACGCCGAGACCGAGGCATACGTCGACGCCTGGGAGGCCGCCGGGCTGCAGTGTGTCGAGATGGAGGCCGCCGCCATCTTCTCGCTGGCCCGCCGGAAGGGGCTGGCCGCCGGCGCTATCTGTACGGTCGACGGGAACCTCGTCGAGGGGACCCAGAAGGGCGAGACCGACGCCGACGAACTCCCCGAGAAAGCGAAGAACAACGTAGAGCGAGCCATCGACATCGCGCTGACCGCTGCGACGACGCTCTGAATCACAGACTGCAACGGACCGTGGCCGGTGTGCTTAGGATGGCCGAGTCCCAGGCATAGATATGTTCGAGGAGTTCGTCCAGCGTGTCCGCGCCCTCCTGGGCCGGCTCCGCCGCGCCGAGCGGCGAGAGCTACGGGAGTTTCGCCGCTGGGCGGAGACGACCGACCGGCTCGTCCACCTCTCGGTGCTCGTCTTTGTCCCGCTGCTCATCGGGCTGGTGACGCTGCTGTCGAACGCCGTTCCGCAGCTTTCCTTCCTGCTCTTTCCGCCGCTGGCCTCGGGCAGTTACACGCTGTTCGTGGACCCGCGCGGGAAGTACGCCGACCCCGTGCAGTTCGTCGCGGGGCTGACCATCGGCGCGGCCTGCGGGCTGGGGGCGTTGTGGGTGGCGACAGCGGTGCTCACGCTTCCCTCGGGACAGTTTCAGGTGGCTGCCGGGGCGGCGGTGCTCGCGACGCTCGCGACGGGGCTCATCACGTGGCCATTCGACATCGAGGAGCCCTCTGCGTACTCGACGGCGCTGCTGGCGCTGCTGGTCCAGCCGACCCAGCGGCTGACCTTCCTCGGGAGCATCTTCCTCGCGAGTTCCATCGTCGCCGTCGTCTTCGTCGTCTGGCGCAACCGCTTCTACGACCGCCGGGCGACCGTGCTGTACGAGTCGACCACCGGTGACGACCACGTGCTGGTCCCGATGCGTGGCGAGCACGCCCACGCGACGGCGATGCTCGGCGCGCGTCTGGCCGCGGCCCACGAGGCCGGCAAGGTAGTGTTGCTGGATATCGTCAGTGACACGGGCGCCGCCGAGACGGAACGAGCGATGCTGAACGGCGGCGTCGAAGCCGGTACCGTCGAGGCGGGCGGCGTGAATAAAACCGACCAGGTGAGCGACGCGGTCCGCGAGCGGGTCGAACGGCTGGAGTCTCGCGCTGCGACCATCGAGACGCGGGTCGGCGTCCCCTGTCAGGTCGTCGTCGCGACCGGCGAGGAGTCGGCGGCGGCGACGACGCTGCAGGCCGCCGAGTCGACGAACTGCGACCTCATCGCGGCGCCATACGAGAGCGAACACGGCGCCTTGACGACGTATCTCCGGGAGCTGTTCCGCGGTCGGTCGGACGTGCTCGTCCACCGCTCGCGCAACGGCCGCACCCGCTGGCGGCGGGTACTGGTCCCGGTCAGACGGGCCAGCGACGTGGCCCACCACATGGTCGATTTCGCCGTCCGGCTCGCCGGCGGGAGCGGGCGTGTCGCGGTCGCGACCTGCATCGGCGACAGCGGGGACCGCCGTCGCGCCGAGTCGATGCTTGCCGACCTCGCCGAACCGTTCGTCGGCGATATCGAGACCCGCGTCAGCGGCACCGACATCCACTCGTTTCTGGGCCGGGCGAGCCCGGAGTACGACCTTGTCATCATCGGGGCGAGCCAGGACCGTAGCGCGGCCTCCCGCTTCATCACGCCGCCGACGTTCGAGCGCCTGGACGACCTCGAGACGGACGTCGCTATCGTCGACCGGAGTCACTGAAAACGCGTCCGCCCTCGCTACTGCTCTCCGGCTCACTTCGCTCGCCGGTTCGCTTCGAGGTCGGCGCTGGGCGCCGCCCTCGCTACTGCTCACGGCTCACTCTGTTCGCCGTTCGCAATTCGAGACGATTCGCTCCTCGGGTCACTTGTTCCCCGTTCCGCATCGAGGGCCGTGCTACGCACGCCCCTCGCTTCGCTCATCGTCTCGCTACTGCTCTCCGGCTCACTTCGCTCGCCGGTTCGCTTCGAGGTCGGCGCTGGGCGCCGCCCTCGCTACAGGTCGCCGCCGTCCTCGACCTCTAGCAGGTGGTCGGCGACGCTCTCCATCCCCTCCCGGCCCAGTGCCGACTGGACCAGCAGGTGCCCGCCGATTACCGCCGGGCTGATGACGGTGTCGGCGCCCGCACGGCGGAGTTTCTCGACGTTCTCGCGGTCGGTCGCGGCGGCGACGATGTTCAGGTCGCTGTTGAGCGCCCGGGCGGTCAGGATGGCTAACGCGTCCTGGGCGTCGTCGTTCGTGGCCGCGACGACCGCTCGCGCGTCGTCGATGCCCGCCCGAAGCAGTGGGGCCTCGTCGCTCGGGTCGTCGGTGAGCACGGCGATGTCCCGCTGTTGCAGCCGAGCTGCCTTCTCCTGGTCCGGCGTCACAACCACGAAGTCGGTCGCGTCCACCAGTTCGTCGATTATCGGTTCGGTCAGGTCGCCGTAGCCCAGAACCACCACGTGGTTCTCGAGCAGGTCCAGTTGTGCATCAGTCATGTTTCCGAGTGCCTCCGAGAGGCGTTTCTCGATGGCGGGCCCCAGCAGGGTCCCCAGCGCGATGGCGAAGCTGGCCGTCCCCAGCAGCACCACCGACATCCCGAACAGTGTCGCCCGGTCGGTCGCCGGCGTCACGTCGCCGTAGCCGACCGTACTGGCTGTGACGAGCGTGTAGTAGAAGGCGTCGGTGAGCGTCGCGACCCCGTTGAACTCCTCGCGCAGCGCCCACGTGCCGACGGTGCCGTACACCTGCGCACCGAGCAGCGCCGCCCCGGCGGCGAGCTGGGCCGTCGAGAGGTCGAACTCGCGGTCGAAGCGGTGGCGGTTGACCAGCAGCGTCGGCAGCGACACCAGCGAGAGGACGACCAGCGGCGCCGACAGCGGCGACGACTGGACGATACCCTGCAGCGCCGACACCGGGAGCAAGACGACGGTCAGATACCACGCGGCCCGCAGCCGCTTGCGCAGCCCCGCCACGCTCACGAGCAGCGTAAACCCCGTCAGCGCGCCGGTGAACCCGGCGGCTAGCTGGAAGCTCTCCGGGATGGCGGTCCCCAGGACGCCGCTGATGGGGGAGGTGATGTTCGCGACACCAGTGACGAAGGATAGCACCGCGACGAGCGTCGGCAGCAGTATCGTCGCCCGGGCGCTGAGCCACTCCCGCGACCAGTCCATATCACCTCGTCACCATCGGTGGCTGTAAATGTACTGTCCCGGCAGCCGATGCGACAGCCCGTGCCACGCCGCAATCCGAACGTTCAACCCCGAACGAGCCATAGCCGCGCCCATGTACGCGGTCGTCGGCTGTAGCGAGTGCAGCGCCCTCTGGGTCCTCGAAGGCCGCCCCGAGACGAGTCAGTGTCCCCGCTGTGGGGGGCGTCGCCAGCACGCCAAACGCCGAAAGTTCGTCGAGACCGACGACGAGGACCACGCCCGCGAGGTGCGCTCGTCGATGCTCGCCAACCGACAGGGCCACGGCGACGCCTTTGCGGAACTGGATTCGTTCGCCGAGATGGACCGGCAGGTCGACGATGCGGGCGTCGACGACGAGACCTACCTCGAAGCGTCGGGTATCGACAGCGAGGCCGTCGCGTCGGCCGGCGACCGGGCAGACCAGGGGTCCGGTGGCGGGGCCAGCCGGAAAGAGACTGTCCTGCAGGCCCTGCGCGAGCTGGACGAGCCGACCGAGGCGGACGTGGTCGCCTACGCCACAGAGCGCGATGTCCCGGCGGACTACACCCGGCGCGCGCTCGAAAAGCTCGTGCGGGCCGGCCAGGTCAGCGAGTCCGACGGGAGCTACCGGCTCGTATGACCGAACTGGACCTCGAAGCCGGACCGGTCGCCGTCGGGTTGCTGGTCGGCCTAGCGGGACTGCTCTTTCTCGCCGCGCCGGTCGTCGCCCCGGTCCCGATTGGCGGACTCCGGGTCAGCCCCGTCGCGCTCTCAGCTGTAACGCTCACTGCCGCGTTCACGCTTGGGACCGTCGTCTTCGCCCTGCGGGGCCGGCGGCTTTTCGCGATTGCTCACGGCGTCTTCGCCGTCGCGTGGGCGCTGCTGGTGGCCGGGCCGCTGTTCGGGAACGGCGACTTGTTACTGGCCGGCGTGGTCGTACTCGTCGCCGGCGTCGGCTTCCTCGCGAGCCAGGCCCGCTGATCACAGCCAGCCGGCCATCTTCGCGAGCGTCGCCAGTGCGAGCAGTATCGTCACGACCTGCTTCAGGAGAGCGAGACGTCGTCTGAGGGACGCTACGGTCGATTCTGTCTCTGACTGGGTCGGGGACTCTGACTGGTTTGGGGACATGGTGGACGCCCGCGGGGGCTGCCCGGCGGA is part of the Haloarcula salinisoli genome and encodes:
- a CDS encoding DUF63 family protein, translating into MVLPTGFALPPLPYLVVLVGGVVLIAALLVALEPPVDQRTVVALAPWMALGGALHALNQPPIELYDAALAPLFGTPSVYLTTFNTMGTVWLLLSFLGVRLGHDENIPRNLGLVGTGILTVILVLSAITALRSGIIDPVWSPLAVLLSLFVAAIAVLAVALWRTPLVIRARYAAPVVIFAHVFDGISTAIGTDVLGVSERSPVPRAIMEFAGGLPTASTIGSGWLFVLVKLVVAVAVVVLMDDYLQEEPVEASLLLSLVAAVGLGPATNNVVLFLFAG
- a CDS encoding DUF5817 domain-containing protein: MYAVVGCSECSALWVLEGRPETSQCPRCGGRRQHAKRRKFVETDDEDHAREVRSSMLANRQGHGDAFAELDSFAEMDRQVDDAGVDDETYLEASGIDSEAVASAGDRADQGSGGGASRKETVLQALRELDEPTEADVVAYATERDVPADYTRRALEKLVRAGQVSESDGSYRLV
- a CDS encoding HPP family protein, with product MFEEFVQRVRALLGRLRRAERRELREFRRWAETTDRLVHLSVLVFVPLLIGLVTLLSNAVPQLSFLLFPPLASGSYTLFVDPRGKYADPVQFVAGLTIGAACGLGALWVATAVLTLPSGQFQVAAGAAVLATLATGLITWPFDIEEPSAYSTALLALLVQPTQRLTFLGSIFLASSIVAVVFVVWRNRFYDRRATVLYESTTGDDHVLVPMRGEHAHATAMLGARLAAAHEAGKVVLLDIVSDTGAAETERAMLNGGVEAGTVEAGGVNKTDQVSDAVRERVERLESRAATIETRVGVPCQVVVATGEESAAATTLQAAESTNCDLIAAPYESEHGALTTYLRELFRGRSDVLVHRSRNGRTRWRRVLVPVRRASDVAHHMVDFAVRLAGGSGRVAVATCIGDSGDRRRAESMLADLAEPFVGDIETRVSGTDIHSFLGRASPEYDLVIIGASQDRSAASRFITPPTFERLDDLETDVAIVDRSH
- a CDS encoding nucleoside phosphorylase, whose translation is MAKQPHLLVEPGDLHDLVLLPGDPGRVDRIAGHCEDSEVVAQNREYKLVNATYEGRDLTICSTGIGSPSAAIAVEELAAVGCETFVRVGTTGALQSGIDIGDMVVATGAAKDEGTTERYEDKAVPAVPDYDVLSALVDAAEANGEDVHVGPVATDDAFYAETEAYVDAWEAAGLQCVEMEAAAIFSLARRKGLAAGAICTVDGNLVEGTQKGETDADELPEKAKNNVERAIDIALTAATTL
- the deoC gene encoding deoxyribose-phosphate aldolase — translated: MDDVPNRIEHTVLGPTTGPDAVRDCLDAALQYGMRACLPPWALGLANDYANVPLTAVIDFPHGQGATDAVCSAARTAWDEGADELDVVCNVGRLKAGEDDAVRDHLSEVVASVPIPVKVIVEAPLLSESELHRVGGLVADAGADYLKTATGFSEGGATVEDVELLSQYRPVKASGGIGSWADAEAMFEAGADRIGASAGDVIVEEWRETRGE
- a CDS encoding NAD-binding protein, whose translation is MDWSREWLSARATILLPTLVAVLSFVTGVANITSPISGVLGTAIPESFQLAAGFTGALTGFTLLVSVAGLRKRLRAAWYLTVVLLPVSALQGIVQSSPLSAPLVVLSLVSLPTLLVNRHRFDREFDLSTAQLAAGAALLGAQVYGTVGTWALREEFNGVATLTDAFYYTLVTASTVGYGDVTPATDRATLFGMSVVLLGTASFAIALGTLLGPAIEKRLSEALGNMTDAQLDLLENHVVVLGYGDLTEPIIDELVDATDFVVVTPDQEKAARLQQRDIAVLTDDPSDEAPLLRAGIDDARAVVAATNDDAQDALAILTARALNSDLNIVAAATDRENVEKLRRAGADTVISPAVIGGHLLVQSALGREGMESVADHLLEVEDGGDL